In Musa acuminata AAA Group cultivar baxijiao chromosome BXJ3-9, Cavendish_Baxijiao_AAA, whole genome shotgun sequence, a single genomic region encodes these proteins:
- the LOC135650139 gene encoding hydroxymethylglutaryl-CoA synthase-like isoform X1, whose translation MDSGKVKDVGILAMDIYFPSTCVQQEALEAHDGASKGKYTIGLGQECMAFCTEVEDVISMSLTVVTSLLEKYQVDPKQIGRLEVGSETVIDKSKSIKTWIMQIFEESGNTDVEGVDSTNACYGGTAALFNCVNWVESSSWDGRYGLVVCTDSAVYAEGPARPTGGAAAIAMLIGPNAPISFESKFRGTHMTHVYDFYKPNLASEYPVVDGKLSQTCYLMALDSCYKRFCSKFEKFEGKQFSISDADYFVFHSPYNKLVQKSFARLYFNDYLRNSSVVEKDAREKLEQFSNLTGDESYQSRELEKVSQQVSKPLYDAKIQPSTLLPKQIGNMYTASIYAAFASVIHNKYSTLMGQRIVMFSYGSGLSSTMFSFKLQDGQHPFNISNIATVLNVSEKLEKRHVIPPENFVETLKLMEHRYGAKDFETSKDTSLLSPGTFYLVNVDSMYRRYYAKKGTEEATSAKSFSVKNGSLANGH comes from the exons ATGGATTCTGGAAAGGTGAAGGATGTGGGGATTCTTGCGATGGACATTTACTTCCCTTCGACTTGCGTCCAACAG GAAGCACTGGAGGCTCATGATGGGGCGAGTAAGGGGAAATACACAATAGGTCTCGGCCAAGAATGTATGGCCTTCTGCACAGAAGTGGAAGATGTGATCTCCATGAG CTTGACAGTCGTTACTTCTCTcttagagaaatatcaggttgacCCAAAGCAAATTGGCCGTCTGGAAGTTGGTAGTGAGACAGTGATAGACAAGAGCAAGTCAATCAAGACCTGGATAATGCAAATATTTGAG GAATCTGGTAATACTGATGTTGAAGGAGTTGACTCAACGAATGCATGCTATGGTGGAACAGCTGCTTTGTTCAACTGCGTGAACTGGGTAGAAAGTAGCTCATGGGATGGGCGCTATGGCCTGGTTGTTTGTACGGATAGTGCG GTTTATGCAGAAGGGCCAGCTCGTCCTACTGGGGGTGCTGCTGCTATTGCAATGCTGATTGGACCaaatgctccaatttcttttGAAAGTAAATTCAGAGGAACTCATATGACTCATGTTTATGATTTTTATAAGCCAAATCTCGCAAGTGAATACCCG GTTGTTGATGGAAAGCTATCACAGACATGCTACCTCATGGCTCTTGATTCTTGTTATAAACGTTTTTGCAGCAA ATTTGAAAAGTTTGAGGGAAAGCAATTCTCAATTTCTGATGCGGATTATTTTGTTTTCCATTCTCCCTATAACAAG CTTGTGCAGAAAAGTTTTGCTCGTCTCTATTTTAACGACTACTTGCGCAATTCAAG TGTTGTCGAGAAGGATGCAAGGGAAAAGCTGGAGCAGTTCTCTAATCTGACTGGTGATGAAAGCTATCAAAGTCGTGAGCTTGAAAAG GTTTCTCAGCAAGTTTCAAAGCCTTTATATGATGCGAAAATTCAACCATCTACTTTGCTGCCAAAACAAATTGGGAATATGTACACTGCATCTATTTATGCTGCATTTGCATCTGTTATCCACAACAAATATAGTACTCTG ATGGGCCAACGGATTGTAATGTTCTCATATGGCAGTGGCCTATCTTCCACAATGTTCTCCTTCAAGCTTCAGGATGGTCAACATCCATTTAACATATCAAACATTGCTACCGTTCTTAACGTATCAGAAAAGCTCGAGAAGAGACATGTG ATTCCACCAGAAAATTTTGTGGAGACATTGAAGCTGATGGAGCATAGATATGGAGCCAAGGATTTCGAAACAAGCAAAGATACAAGCTTACTGTCTCCGGGAACCTTCTATCTCGTGAATGTGGATTCCATGTACCGGAGGTATTACGCCAAGAAGGGCACAGAGGAAGCTACGAGTGCCAAAAGTTTCAGCGTCAAGAACGGCTCTTTGGCCAATGGCCACTGA
- the LOC135650139 gene encoding hydroxymethylglutaryl-CoA synthase-like isoform X2, protein MDSGKVKDVGILAMDIYFPSTCVQQEALEAHDGASKGKYTIGLGQECMAFCTEVEDVISMSLTVVTSLLEKYQVDPKQIGRLEVGSETVIDKSKSIKTWIMQIFEESGNTDVEGVDSTNACYGGTAALFNCVNWVESSSWDGRYGLVVCTDSAVYAEGPARPTGGAAAIAMLIGPNAPISFESKFRGTHMTHVYDFYKPNLASEYPVVDGKLSQTCYLMALDSCYKRFCSKFEKFEGKQFSISDADYFVFHSPYNKLVQKSFARLYFNDYLRNSSVVEKDAREKLEQFSNLTGDESYQSRELEKMGQRIVMFSYGSGLSSTMFSFKLQDGQHPFNISNIATVLNVSEKLEKRHVIPPENFVETLKLMEHRYGAKDFETSKDTSLLSPGTFYLVNVDSMYRRYYAKKGTEEATSAKSFSVKNGSLANGH, encoded by the exons ATGGATTCTGGAAAGGTGAAGGATGTGGGGATTCTTGCGATGGACATTTACTTCCCTTCGACTTGCGTCCAACAG GAAGCACTGGAGGCTCATGATGGGGCGAGTAAGGGGAAATACACAATAGGTCTCGGCCAAGAATGTATGGCCTTCTGCACAGAAGTGGAAGATGTGATCTCCATGAG CTTGACAGTCGTTACTTCTCTcttagagaaatatcaggttgacCCAAAGCAAATTGGCCGTCTGGAAGTTGGTAGTGAGACAGTGATAGACAAGAGCAAGTCAATCAAGACCTGGATAATGCAAATATTTGAG GAATCTGGTAATACTGATGTTGAAGGAGTTGACTCAACGAATGCATGCTATGGTGGAACAGCTGCTTTGTTCAACTGCGTGAACTGGGTAGAAAGTAGCTCATGGGATGGGCGCTATGGCCTGGTTGTTTGTACGGATAGTGCG GTTTATGCAGAAGGGCCAGCTCGTCCTACTGGGGGTGCTGCTGCTATTGCAATGCTGATTGGACCaaatgctccaatttcttttGAAAGTAAATTCAGAGGAACTCATATGACTCATGTTTATGATTTTTATAAGCCAAATCTCGCAAGTGAATACCCG GTTGTTGATGGAAAGCTATCACAGACATGCTACCTCATGGCTCTTGATTCTTGTTATAAACGTTTTTGCAGCAA ATTTGAAAAGTTTGAGGGAAAGCAATTCTCAATTTCTGATGCGGATTATTTTGTTTTCCATTCTCCCTATAACAAG CTTGTGCAGAAAAGTTTTGCTCGTCTCTATTTTAACGACTACTTGCGCAATTCAAG TGTTGTCGAGAAGGATGCAAGGGAAAAGCTGGAGCAGTTCTCTAATCTGACTGGTGATGAAAGCTATCAAAGTCGTGAGCTTGAAAAG ATGGGCCAACGGATTGTAATGTTCTCATATGGCAGTGGCCTATCTTCCACAATGTTCTCCTTCAAGCTTCAGGATGGTCAACATCCATTTAACATATCAAACATTGCTACCGTTCTTAACGTATCAGAAAAGCTCGAGAAGAGACATGTG ATTCCACCAGAAAATTTTGTGGAGACATTGAAGCTGATGGAGCATAGATATGGAGCCAAGGATTTCGAAACAAGCAAAGATACAAGCTTACTGTCTCCGGGAACCTTCTATCTCGTGAATGTGGATTCCATGTACCGGAGGTATTACGCCAAGAAGGGCACAGAGGAAGCTACGAGTGCCAAAAGTTTCAGCGTCAAGAACGGCTCTTTGGCCAATGGCCACTGA
- the LOC135649301 gene encoding peroxisome biogenesis protein 16-like, which produces MEAYKLWVRKNREFVQFLESLSSGITWVLPERFSNSEIGPEAVYAFLGILSTVNQHIIDTAPTKTPPRGLGESTFPWSLCLSIIKDSETVVEVATQQFAGEGRKWNYLAVTEAVKAFVRLAAFCDSGYKMLLQGGETVNVDERQAAPEVYNGGIGDAREPGGCNGPGCIHDYHGSIPKSLEGRAISALSRFGENAKMVSDPMRSKKLCKSSKASALSVGKPTLYNLWLQKGLSSRLFVTGEVLFVLRPLIYVLFIRKYGIQSWKPWLISLAMDLAGMSFLSYSTTRCPRSDDKYYQLTTSEKYELKRRKLLWALYIMRDPFFTKYTKHRLEKTDGYLSRVPLIGFLTDKFVELVVGVQTRYTYISGS; this is translated from the exons ATGGAGGCCTACAAGCTCTGGGTGAGGAAGAACAGAGAGTTCGTCCAGTTCCTCGAATCATTGTCCAGT GGCATAACGTGGGTTCTCCCGGAGCGCTTCTCCAATTCAGAGATCGGTCCTGAAGCAG TGTACGCTTTTTTGGGCATACTCAGTACCGTGAACCAGCACATAATCGATACAGCCCCGACGAAGACACCGCCTCGTGGATTAGGAGAGTCGACGTTTCCATGGTCCTTATGCCTGTCCATAATCAAAGATTCGGAGACTGTGGTAGAGGTTGCAACCCAGCAGTTTGCTGGTGAAGGGCGCAAGTGGAATTACCTGGCCGTCACAGAGGCGGTGAA GGCATTCGTGAGGTTAGCTGCTTTTTGTGATAGCGGATACAAGATGCTATTACAAGGTGGGGAAACAGTGAACGTGGATGAAAGGCAAGCTGCTCCAGAAGTCTATAATGGAGGGATCGGGGATGCCAGAGAGCCTGGTGGATGTAACGGGCCTGGTTGTATCCATGATTATCATGGCTCAATACCTAAGAGTCTAGAAGGAAGAGCCATTTCTGCATTGAGCCGGTTTGGTGAGAATGCAAAAATGGTGTCGGATCCAATGAGGTCAAAAAAGCTTTGCAAGAGTTCAAAGGCCTCtg CTCTTTCAGTTGGGAAGCCCACACTTTATAACCTGTGGTTACAGAAGGGGCTTTCCAGTCGGTTATTTGTGACAGGGGAGGTGCTTTTTGTTCTGAGACCTCTCATATATGTACTATTTATAAGAAAATATGGTATTCAATCTTGGAAACCATGGTTGATTTCACTGGCCATGGACCTAGCTGGAATGAGCTTTCTTTCATATTCTACAACTCGGTGCCCTAGAAGTGATGATAAATATTATCAACTCACTACATCTGAGAAATATGAG CTGAAAAGGCGAAAGCTGTTGTGGGCACTTTACATCATGAGGGATCCATTCTTTACCAAGTATACAAA GCACCGTCTTGAGAAGACTGATGGATACTTAAGCCGAGTTCCTCTAATTGGGTTCCTCACAG ATAAATTTGTAGAGCTTGTCGTTGGAGTTCAAACACGTTATACTTATATATCAGGTTCATGA
- the LOC135648578 gene encoding protein TPX2-like isoform X1 encodes MDDEMVEAVQGVFVCFEVDLDYEFDAPTYFDLGREETPAEAWAAELWFDTAGSYPPSPLIVKLFLGKDIHIAATSTNSDHEDLDYKNPDGSHADSAAPEFMVNDIDRGHTFHNSMLQGVSKLDHKSTFKNPFSKRSTLMKPTASQLAKQNRAREVTSVSRLQKQLQVKKEKRSEDSNNYTLQATKRQRLEKGHCCKGNGVKQQIDLFHKVPGKQNGLADANNQLHRLKLTIPREPELETARRALSSRVQQQRLDDAKCLVEGMAQTTSTFKARPLNRKILEAPSLPLPQKSTPRLPKFKEFNFRTHDRALLHSTTSSSLISSSHIPAARKSSVRIRYQSSGHQQLHIGDKRTAESKDMPAELRAQTLNQKIFERNGDEVFQTTKWEITVPKEFNFSTTEKLQQTPLTEHFNKLSLTSEAQKPTALPEFPRPSHLDTKDSKENLINGVQK; translated from the exons ATGGACGACGAGATGGTGGAAGCCGTTCAGGGGGTATTCGTCTGCTTCGAGGTCGATCTCGATTACGAGTTCGACGCGCCGACGTACTTCGACTTAGGACGGGAGGAGACGCCGGCGGAGGCTTGGGCTGCGGAGCTATGGTTCGATACCGCCGGGAGCTACCCTCCCTCTC CTCTGATAGTGAAGTTATTTTTGGGAAAAGATATACACATAGCAGCTACAAGTACCAATTCAGATCATGAAGATTTGGATTATAAAAATCCGGATGGTTCTCATGCAGATTCTGCTGCGCCTGAATTTATGGTTAATGACATTGATAGAG GACATACATTCCACAATTCTATGCTGCAAGGTGTATCAAAACTTGACCATAAATCTACTTTTAAGAATCCTTTCTCAAAAAGATCAACTTTGATGAAGCCTACTGCAAGTCAATTGGCCAAACAAAACCGAGCACGTGAAGTGACGTCAGTCAGCAG GTTGCAGAAACAGTTAcaagttaaaaaagaaaaaagatctgaagattcaaataattatactcttCAAGCTACCAAAAGGCAGAGATTGGAGAAAGGACATTGCTGCAAG GGAAATGGTGTCAAGCAGCAAATCGACTTGTTTCACAAAGTCCCAGGAAAG CAAAATGGACTTGCTGATGCCAATAACCAGCTTCATAGACTGAAGCTTACGATACCAAGGGAACCTGAGTTAGAAACTGCAAGAAGGGCACTTAGTTCAAGAGTTCAACAACAAAG GTTGGATGATGCTAAATGTCTTGTCGAAGGAATGGCACAGACTACTTCCACATTCAAAGCACGTCCTCTAAATAGAAAA ATTCTTGAGGCTCCATCTCTGCCCCTTCCTCAAAAGAGCACCCCTAGATTGCCCAAATTTAAA GAATTCAATTTTAGAACTCATGACAGGGCTCTACTACACAGCACAACTTCATCATCATTG ATTTCAAGCAGTCATATTCCTGCTGCTAGGAAAAGTTCAGTACGGATACGATATCAGAGTTCTGGTCACCAGCAACTGCATAT TGGGGATAAGCGGACTGCTGAAAGTAAAGACATGCCAGCAGAACTCAGAGCTCAAACATTAAATCAAAAG ATTTTTGAAAGAAATGGAGATGAGGTTTTTCAAACCACCAAGTGGGAAATAACAGTACCCAAG GAATTCAACTTTTCAACAACAGAAAAGCTTCAGCAGACTCCACTAACTGAACATTTTAACAAG CTCTCCTTGACTTCGGAAGCACAAAAACCTACTGCTCTGCCAGAGTTCCCGAGGCCAAGTCATCTAGATACTAAG GACTCGAAAGAAAACTTGATCAATGGTGTACAGAAATAG
- the LOC135648578 gene encoding protein TPX2-like isoform X2 has protein sequence MDDEMVEAVQGVFVCFEVDLDYEFDAPTYFDLGREETPAEAWAAELWFDTAGSYPPSPLIVKLFLGKDIHIAATSTNSDHEDLDYKNPDGSHADSAAPEFMVNDIDRGHTFHNSMLQGVSKLDHKSTFKNPFSKRSTLMKPTASQLAKQNRAREVTSVSRLQKQLQVKKEKRSEDSNNYTLQATKRQRLEKGHCCKGNGVKQQIDLFHKVPGKQNGLADANNQLHRLKLTIPREPELETARRALSSRVQQQRLDDAKCLVEGMAQTTSTFKARPLNRKILEAPSLPLPQKSTPRLPKFKEFNFRTHDRALLHSTTSSSLISSSHIPAARKSSVRIRYQSSGHQQLHIGDKRTAESKDMPAELRAQTLNQKIFERNGDEVFQTTKWEITVPKEFNFSTTEKLQQTPLTEHFNKLSLTSEAQKPTALPEFPRPSHLDTKKT, from the exons ATGGACGACGAGATGGTGGAAGCCGTTCAGGGGGTATTCGTCTGCTTCGAGGTCGATCTCGATTACGAGTTCGACGCGCCGACGTACTTCGACTTAGGACGGGAGGAGACGCCGGCGGAGGCTTGGGCTGCGGAGCTATGGTTCGATACCGCCGGGAGCTACCCTCCCTCTC CTCTGATAGTGAAGTTATTTTTGGGAAAAGATATACACATAGCAGCTACAAGTACCAATTCAGATCATGAAGATTTGGATTATAAAAATCCGGATGGTTCTCATGCAGATTCTGCTGCGCCTGAATTTATGGTTAATGACATTGATAGAG GACATACATTCCACAATTCTATGCTGCAAGGTGTATCAAAACTTGACCATAAATCTACTTTTAAGAATCCTTTCTCAAAAAGATCAACTTTGATGAAGCCTACTGCAAGTCAATTGGCCAAACAAAACCGAGCACGTGAAGTGACGTCAGTCAGCAG GTTGCAGAAACAGTTAcaagttaaaaaagaaaaaagatctgaagattcaaataattatactcttCAAGCTACCAAAAGGCAGAGATTGGAGAAAGGACATTGCTGCAAG GGAAATGGTGTCAAGCAGCAAATCGACTTGTTTCACAAAGTCCCAGGAAAG CAAAATGGACTTGCTGATGCCAATAACCAGCTTCATAGACTGAAGCTTACGATACCAAGGGAACCTGAGTTAGAAACTGCAAGAAGGGCACTTAGTTCAAGAGTTCAACAACAAAG GTTGGATGATGCTAAATGTCTTGTCGAAGGAATGGCACAGACTACTTCCACATTCAAAGCACGTCCTCTAAATAGAAAA ATTCTTGAGGCTCCATCTCTGCCCCTTCCTCAAAAGAGCACCCCTAGATTGCCCAAATTTAAA GAATTCAATTTTAGAACTCATGACAGGGCTCTACTACACAGCACAACTTCATCATCATTG ATTTCAAGCAGTCATATTCCTGCTGCTAGGAAAAGTTCAGTACGGATACGATATCAGAGTTCTGGTCACCAGCAACTGCATAT TGGGGATAAGCGGACTGCTGAAAGTAAAGACATGCCAGCAGAACTCAGAGCTCAAACATTAAATCAAAAG ATTTTTGAAAGAAATGGAGATGAGGTTTTTCAAACCACCAAGTGGGAAATAACAGTACCCAAG GAATTCAACTTTTCAACAACAGAAAAGCTTCAGCAGACTCCACTAACTGAACATTTTAACAAG CTCTCCTTGACTTCGGAAGCACAAAAACCTACTGCTCTGCCAGAGTTCCCGAGGCCAAGTCATCTAGATACTAAG AAAACTTGA
- the LOC135582753 gene encoding protein ANTAGONIST OF LIKE HETEROCHROMATIN PROTEIN 1-like codes for MDPKQLAALVSSLVSQALLLLSLPFPHPNPCASVPNRNNLPLFLFSSPPTPLAPLLSLLLHLLSSSSHIAASVHFLPHKRKRKRHQHQPDLHVPRRGPDHFRLCFRMTSTTFEWLSGLLDPLLDCRDPAGSALRLSGPTRLAIALSRLASGASYPDLAYRFGVPESAARFCFKHLCRVLCTNFRFWLTFPSPSDLTTVSAGFQAVGHGLPDCCGAMACTRFEARGQSVVAAQIVADSSSRIIHIAAGFRGDRTDSSVLKCSSLYKDVQEGQLLGATQYLVGDGRYPLLPWLMVPFADPVRGSCEEDFNAVHQSMCRPVLRVVCSMRNWGVLSSLGEEENFKVAVACIGTCAILHNVLLMREDYSALSDVCNENHMGLEHYGEDLGLEDFYCEMKASTLRSMLAVRARAARDSGQIGIP; via the coding sequence ATGGACCCGAAGCAGCTGGCTGCTCTGGTCTCCTCCCTTGTGTCCCAAGCGCTTCTCCTCCTTTCCCTGCCCTTCCCCCATCCCAACCCTTGTGCCTCCGTCCCCAATCGCAACAACCTCCCTCTATTCCTCTTCTCCTCCCCACCCACGCCTCTCGCCCCTCTCCTCTCCCTTCTTCtccacctcctctcctcctcctcccacatcGCCGCCTCCGTCCACTTCCTTCCCCACAAGCGCAAGCGCAAGCGCCACCAGCACCAACCGGATCTACACGTCCCACGCCGCGGCCCCGACCACTTCCGGCTATGCTTCCGCATGACGTCCACCACCTTCGAGTGGCTCTCCGGTCTCCTCGATCCCCTTCTCGACTGCCGCGACCCCGCTGGCTCTGCCCTCCGCCTTTCGGGCCCCACCCGCCTTGCCATCGCTCTCTCTCGCCTTGCCTCCGGTGCTTCCTACCCTGACCTCGCCTACCGCTTCGGAGTGCCCGAGTCAGCCGCTCGCTTCTGCTTCAAGCATCTCTGCCGCGTGCTCTGCACCAATTTCCGTTTCTGGCTCACGTTTCCCTCTCCATCTGACCTTACAACGGTTTCCGCCGGATTCCAGGCAGTCGGCCATGGCCTTCCCGACTGCTGCGGTGCCATGGCCTGCACTCGCTTCGAGGCACGTGGCCAGTCTGTCGTCGCTGCACAGATCGTGGCCGATTCCTCATCGAGGATCATACACATTGCTGCTGGATTTCGAGGGGATCGCACAGATTCCAGCGTTCTCAAGTGCTCATCGCTTTATAAGGATGTGCAGGAGGGGCAATTGCTGGGAGCAACACAGTACTTGGTTGGGGATGGCCGCTACCCTCTGTTGCCTTGGTTGATGGTCCCGTTTGCTGATCCAGTTCGTGGTTCCTGCGAAGAGGACTTCAATGCCGTTCACCAGTCAATGTGCCGGCCTGTGCTTCGGGTGGTTTGCAGCATGAGGAATTGGGGCGTGCTTAGTTctttaggagaagaggagaaTTTTAAGGTGGCTGTGGCATGCATTGGCACTTGTGCTATTCTTCACAATGTGTTGCTGATGAGGGAGGACTACTCTGCCCTATCTGATGTATGCAATGAGAACCATATGGGTTTAGAACACTATGGGGAAGATTTGGGATTGGAGGACTTTTACTGTGAGATGAAAGCTTCAACATTGCGGAGCATGTTGGCAGTGAGAGCGAGGGCAGCCCGAGATTCAGGACAAATTGGCATTCCATAA